Genomic DNA from Haloplanus sp. HW8-1:
CGAATCCGTCCCCTCGTCGTGGCCGGCGGCGGACGCGGTCGCTGCCCCGTTCTCCGCCGGCGGGGCGGCATCCTCCGGGAGTGTACTCGTCGTGGGTCCACCTCCGTCGGTCCCACTCCGCCTCCGCCACCACAGCGCCCCGAGTCCACCGAGGCCGACGGCCCCGGCGCCCAGCGCCAGTCGGGCAACGCCGTCGTCGTCCTGCCCGCTCCCCGGGCCGCCGGCCGGACGGTCGGTCGAGGACGGCGAAGGGGTAGACGTCGGCGTCGGCGTCGGCGTCGGCGTCTCCGTCCCCGTCGACGTCGACGTGGTACGCGTCGGCGATGCCGCCCCGCTTGCGGTCGTCTGGCCGCCGGAGCCTGACAGGGCGTACAGTCGCTGGTCGTCGCTGCCGACGTAGACGCTGCCGTTCGCCACCGCCGGCGACGAGGCGACGCTCCCGTCCGTCGCGTGGGCCCACCCCTGGCTGCCGTCGCTCGCTGCCAGCGCGTAGACGCTCCCGTCGCTACTGCCGACGTAGACGGTGTCGTCCACGACGGCGGGTGCGCCGGTCACGTTCCCCCCGGCTGCGAACCGCCACCGTACCGTGCCGTCGGCCGCGTCCAGTGCGTACACCGCATCGAAGTCACTGCCGACGTAGACGGTCCCGTCCGCCACCGCCGGCGACGAGTTCACCTCGAACGCGATCCCGTTCCGGTTCTCGATCGGGACGTGCCACCGCTCGGTTCCGTCCGCCGCGTTCAGCGCGTGGACGCCGGTCGCGCTCCCGACGTAGACGGTGCCGTCCGCCACCGCCGGTGACGAGTGAACGCCCCCCTCGGGGCCGTCGACCCACCGTTCGGTCCCGTCGCTCGCGTCGAGCGCGTAGAGTCGGTCGCCGTAGACGGGGACGTAGAGCGTCGTGTCCACGATCGCCGGCGACAGCGTACCCTGTTTGTCCGTTCCGGTGTCGTACCGCCACCGCTCGGTTCCGTCGCTCGCGTCGAGCGCGGTCACCGTACCGGCCGCGCTCGCCACGTGGACGGTGCCGTTCGCCACCGCGGGCGACGACGACACGTACCCGTCGAGGTCGGCCGCCCACCGTTCGCTCCCGTCGGCCGCGTCCAGTGCGTACGCCGAGTCGTCCCAACAGCCCACGTAGACGGTGTCGTCCGTCACAACCGGGGGGCCGCCCCCGGTGTCGAACACCCACCGGGTGGTCCCGTCTCCCGCCGCCAGTGCGTAGACGTTCCCGTCCCTGCTGCTCAGATACACCGTATCGCCGTCCACGACCGGTGACGACCGGACCCCGCGCCCGGTTTCGAGCGTCCACCGTTCGTCCACGTCGACGCTCGGGCCGGTGTTGTCCGGGGCGTGACCCGTGTTGGCGTCGTCGTAACCGAACTGGTGCCAGCCCTCGGTCGAGCGCTGGGCGGTCCCGACGTCGACCGCCGCGGGGAGTACCGCTCGCCCGACGGTCGCACCCGCCACCACGCCGCCGGTCGCCCGGATGAGGTCCCGCCGCGTTGCGTCTCGGACCATCGATTGCGGAGTCCTCACGCCGGGAACTACTAACGCTTTGGTTTCCCCCACGCCATCCGTTTCCGGCACGGTCCGTCCCTCGGAGTCGAACGACTGGGTCGTCCCCCTCGCGGCTCCGGCGGCGCTCGCCGCCGGCAGGTTCCCCAAGCGCTTTGCCCGCGGCCATCCGACCGTGTCCTATGTCATCCGTCGATCCCAGTTCCAGTCAGGGGATCGGTGTGCTGTTCGACCGCCGCGGCCTGAACGCCGCCCTCGGATGGACGTTCGTCGGCGTTCTGACCGTCGCCGTCGTCGTCGCGACCCTCGGCGGGCGACCGCTCTGGGCCGGGTTCACCCTCGGGCTGATCGCCCTCGCCGTCGCGCCGGCGGTCGCCTTTCGCCGCGTCGACGCGATGGTTCCCTGGGAGGTGCTCGTGCTCGCGTCCGTCCCCGCCCTGGGGCACGTCCTCATCGTCGGACGGACGGTCGGTGGCGTGACGCTCACGGGGCGGATCACGACGTACGTCGCCGTCGCGGCCGCCGCACTCATCCTCGCGGTCGAACTCGACGTGTTCACCCCCGTGCGCATGACCGTCTCCTTCGCCGTGCTGTTCGTAGTCGTCGCCACCGTCGCCACGGCGGGTCTGTGGGCCGAGGCCCGGTGGCTCTCAGATACGCTCCTCGGCACGTCGATCCTACTGGACGGCCGTCCGGAACACGTCATCGAGGAGGCACTCATGTGGGACTTCGTAGCCGCGACGCTCGCCGGCGTCGTCGCCGGCGTGATCTTCGAGTACTACTTCCGGCGGTTCGCCGACACCACACCCCGGTATCCGATCGACGACCGAACGGGTGGTGACTGAGATGCGTCTGCGCGACCGACTCGGCCTGAGCACCCGCCGGCAACGACAGCTCTCGCGAGTCATGCAGGTGTCGCTGATCGGCCTCGTCTTCGTCGGCCTCTACGAGGGAAACGCGGGCATCGTCCTCAACGCCGCCATCGGTCTCGGGGTGACCCACCTCCCGGCGGTGCTCGAACGGGACTACCAGATCTCGATGGACCCCGCACTGACCCTCTGGATCACCGCCGCGGTCTTCCTCCACGCGCTCGGGACGGCCGGCCTGCCGGGCGCGGCGGTCAACCTCTATCGAAGCGTCTGGTGGTGGGATCACCTGACGCATACGCTGTCGTCCTCGATCGTCGCCGCGACGGGCTATGCCACCGCGCGGGCCATCGAACTCCACTCCGACGGGGTCTCGCTGCCCGACCGGTTCATGTTCGTGTTCATCCTGCTTTTCGTCCTCGCGTTCGGCGTCTTCTGGGAGGTTATCGAGTTCGGCGTGACGGTCGTCGCCTCGCTGACGGGCACGCGGAGCATCCTCGTCCAGTACGGCCTCGACGATACGATGCTCGACCTCCTGTTCGATACGCTCGGCGGCGTCATCGTCGCCGTGTGGGGGACGGCGCATCTGACCGATCTGGTTGGCGTGCTCTCGGATCGGTTCGGCCGCACGGACGCCTAGTCGCCGCGCTCGCTGACGGCCTGTGCGACCGAGACGGCGACGAAGGCCGTACAGACGACGACGGCGTACCCGAGTCCCGGCACGGCGGCGAACGGCCGGACGCCGAGGGCGGCCAAGCCGATCGGCACCGTGGCGGCGGCGGCGGCGGCGAGATACCACCGCCACCACCGGACGTGACGTTTTCCGGCGACGGCGTCCAGATACGGCAGACAGTCCATCGCCCCGTCTGCGAGTTCGATCTTCCCCGCGCGGCGGTCGTAGGAGACGATGTTTCGGTCCGCGAGTTTGGGCAAATGCATCTGGTAGAGCGCGGTCTGTACCCGCTTGCGCTGTTTGTACGTGACCGCACTCTGCTCGCAGTCGTTCTCGATCGCGGCGATATACTCGCTCAACTCGCGCAGATCGACCGGCCCCTCGTGCTCCCGGAGGTAGTTGATAACCTCCCGGCGCCGCTCGTTTCGCAGTATCGAGAACAGTGCATCTCGGGAGAGTTCGTCGCTGTCGGCGGGAAAGAGTCGCTGTGACATCGGTTAGCCGACCTGTGTGACGCCACCGGTGGCATTCGATCCCCGTTCCCCTCGGTGCATGGTTCTACCCCCATCTTCACACGCCATAGTATTATCTCCTGCCTCGCCACCGCCACTCCTTCGACCCGTATCCGGCCCGACGGACGCCGCTCACGCCCCGAGCGACGACGGACACTACGATCACACCGTGAGCGACGAGCCGCCATCGTTTCACGAGACGAAACGTTATCCCCGTGGAGCGGCAGCCTACGACGATACATGTCCGACGATCACTCCGAGATCTG
This window encodes:
- a CDS encoding PQQ-binding-like beta-propeller repeat protein, whose translation is MVRDATRRDLIRATGGVVAGATVGRAVLPAAVDVGTAQRSTEGWHQFGYDDANTGHAPDNTGPSVDVDERWTLETGRGVRSSPVVDGDTVYLSSRDGNVYALAAGDGTTRWVFDTGGGPPVVTDDTVYVGCWDDSAYALDAADGSERWAADLDGYVSSSPAVANGTVHVASAAGTVTALDASDGTERWRYDTGTDKQGTLSPAIVDTTLYVPVYGDRLYALDASDGTERWVDGPEGGVHSSPAVADGTVYVGSATGVHALNAADGTERWHVPIENRNGIAFEVNSSPAVADGTVYVGSDFDAVYALDAADGTVRWRFAAGGNVTGAPAVVDDTVYVGSSDGSVYALAASDGSQGWAHATDGSVASSPAVANGSVYVGSDDQRLYALSGSGGQTTASGAASPTRTTSTSTGTETPTPTPTPTSTPSPSSTDRPAGGPGSGQDDDGVARLALGAGAVGLGGLGALWWRRRSGTDGGGPTTSTLPEDAAPPAENGAATASAAGHDEGTDSTGGAEDPHDDGRKGGGVRRVPETIPRAPDVSVDYDALTDEEPIGGGGNADVTRATLPTPDGDVTLAIKVPRMQGTLHTDAVDRLMQEAETWDKLDDHDHVVGVVDYGAEPLPWIAMEYMDAGHLGDRAGNLDFEQALWTAISVTKGVRHAHRRGVAHLDLKPENVLFRSVDDAWDVPKVADWGLSRHLLEHSRSVEGLSPQYAAPEQFDEAYGPADDITDVYQLGALCYQLFTGRPPFEGRPTTVMRAVLEDRPTPPSEVADVPKRLDGILSTALAKRKDDRYDNVAYFRDDLRDLYDER
- a CDS encoding DUF7344 domain-containing protein — translated: MSQRLFPADSDELSRDALFSILRNERRREVINYLREHEGPVDLRELSEYIAAIENDCEQSAVTYKQRKRVQTALYQMHLPKLADRNIVSYDRRAGKIELADGAMDCLPYLDAVAGKRHVRWWRWYLAAAAAATVPIGLAALGVRPFAAVPGLGYAVVVCTAFVAVSVAQAVSERGD